The Perca fluviatilis chromosome 17, GENO_Pfluv_1.0, whole genome shotgun sequence region GTGAGGAGTTCACTTCAATTTTAGTTGGCTCCCTGACTTTAATAGTGTTCATAAATTACTCAGATGGGTCTGGTGGTGCAGTATTTGATAGAAAGAAATGTGGCTCATAAGTAATTTGAAGTGTGCGTGCATTTTATTCTGTTAGCACTGAGGTAAAGGTTATgacagatttttctttttacttgacTCGCCCATGGCTGTCTGGATTTTTCACAATGATCAAAGTAGTGAAGTATTAAGTTTGTTGTCTTTTATGATAGAGTTCATAGTTGCACACAGCAAGTCCTCTGCAAAGGGCCCTTCTTTCCTGTCATTAGTAGAAAAAGACTGTCTGTTCCCTCCAGTTATACACTTTTTAGTCTTTATTACTGCCAGCTTCTTTCCAAAATGGCATGAATGTGGTTGTGAGGGAGTTATTTGGATGTGTCCATGTAACAAAAAGATGTTCACTCTGATTAAAAGTGCTACAATATATTTTGGATTTTCATAAAGCAGATTGTGGCATGCAATATGTCATTATTTCCAAAGTGATTATTATTAAAGGTGTCACTTTATTACCTCCGCCACGGAGGTTATGTCTTCGGTTTGGGTTTgattgtctgtcagcaggatcaTTGGCCCAATTTCCATGAAAACATcatggaagggtgtagcataggccaaggaagaaccgatccgaatcacatttttttgtacACAACAAGGGACTAATGTACAGTACCTTATGTCTGTGATGCAGCTTAATGGCTAGTCTGTGAAagatcaattatttattttatcttttttttgttttgtatcagGATTTCCTGAACTGTGTGaactctcctcctcttcctatCTGATGTTTACTCCCACTATAGAAGATAGTTTGATAGCCGTTGATAgtctgcaaaaactgcagtgaaGCAACCATTATTAATAACATTCATCAGTTAATATCATTTGAGTGGAACATACTGCACACTCCAAATCCGATAGATAAATGTTTATAGCATTATTAAATCTAAATGACCGTAACTTAAGATGATGGACTCTCAATTGACACTTCCACTAACAAGGAACAAATTTCAAGTGGAGATTGTTGCTTGTTGTTGCTGACACCATGATAACATGGTAAAAAATCCCAAAATAATACCTGTGTGCTGATGCACATTCACTGCATGCACTTATCAAGGGTGGGAAGTGGCTTACTACAAGATGATGTAGGTTGCCGCGTTTTCTATCACAGAGCTTCAAACAGTTTGCGTGGGTTTGACGAGAGAGTCGTCCTTTCTTTTGCACAAATTGAGTTGTCACAGTCCAAAGAAGATAAATCTGCTGGGAATACTGAAGAAATGTATTTCTGGAGAATCGCAGCTCTTTGCAActtcttaacaaaaaaacattagtgaTAGTATCAGCTTTCAAATTTCCATATCGgtttaacactaataatttgACTGACCGTCATGGCAGGCAATCCACTTTATAAAAAGCTCAAAGTCATGTTTTCCTGGAAGTACAGTGTCATCCATTTCCCCCGAAACCACACAGTTGCAGAGCCAATCAGCAAATAGCCTGGAATGTGATTACAAAGAGGAATAGAgttgaaagtaaaagtataggTACAAATAAAGAAGAGTGTAATGGAACTTTAACAGAAGAAAAATAGCATTGACAAACCCAAGGATGAAGTGTTTTTGAGGACTGCATGCCTGGAATTTAGAGTAGAGGGTGAAGATGCTTATTCTTCAGTTACCTTTGTTTGACTTGAAATCGTTGTGACCTTACATATAttgaagacaaacacacacagcaagctAGGACATCATGCAACACTTCAGTTTATGATAAGGGTCTTAGAAAAAAAAGGGCTTTGCTGAAAATGCTCATCTCTGTCAATGTTCTGTAATACACTGCAGAACGGGTGAAGAAGATATGGCTGCTTTCTCAACACGTTCAGGAAAATTAAAGGTAAGGACAGAGAAAAAGGCATTGCGTACAAATGTCTatagcacatgtgtcaaactcaaggcccgcgggtcAAATCAGGCCCCTTGTAGATTTAGAActggcccgtatatcaatttgggttcacaatacattttggcccacctagttttgcAACaagccaaaaacacaggaaagtgctgcaattacctgacacaagcagaatatggcagatttgccgactctgagactcagagattcccccagaagcagagagttttcatattcaggctgtgaaaaaggttgtttaaaattatcattgttttgcttgatttgctaaattctatgattgCTAAGGAattcttttgatgacttttgtagggcttcatgtcaacaaaaatgcgacaaaaagagtacaaaaatgtcggaaaagcaaaaaatgtacaaaaagttgaaaaatgtctgagaaagccacaaaaaagtcagaacaaaaacaacaaaaatgaggaaaaaaactaccataatgtttaaaaaaaagagcaaagtaataaatgcccgtcttgaccgggtggcgatgttgctgcggcctctcaggcgcatctcctcaagtctggagaggattgctgcagccatggagcgtgggcctccaaacgcaccacctgcacctgttgtgccccttcctcctccccccactccacctccgtccacctgctccaccaggagcgcattgcGCATTACTCCTGGACCAGATTctgccggagtgtccaatcccaccgtagttcaacatcacgtctccttaagtcctctaatatttcctcatttatgtcatcaacacatccatgattcatggaaatatgtaaaacacaacaagccacaaagaatgctgcgactttttgaggactgtactgtaaagtgcctcctgatctatccagacacctgaagcgcattttcagtatttagtattttttcagtaatatttatccttgtatttatgtatggtttgcaaaaatgggaactgctgcatccgtttagatgagagaagctaAGTGTatgcgttgtgcacacgctacattatgggcaagcatgcgcccctaaaatagcatctcaATAACGcgttactgactttagactagcgccactgactttagaccggGTTTTttctggtctgtggcggaattgttttctgaaactgcaaaatagcaccagggaacgtttgcgccggaacacgcctcctcttttcgctgaaccgcccccgggagcgcaaatacattccctaatttaccgacgtgcgtctgtggagggaaaagtccgttgtgcgtcgggtgcaaactaggaatgatacatgcgtcggtgtacaaaggcaattgcgctgagtgcaagataaggccctacatgtctggcccttggtgtgattctctttttccagtgtgtcCCTTAGTGAAAattagtttgacacccctggtctataggataaaagacATATCTCACAGTTGTTACAGTTATCTGGCTATTTCATTGATGTAACAGTGTTGCAACAAGTAGGCTACTTCTTTCTGCAGTATTCTTgtagttttggaataaaatatTTGATAACCAACTAATCACAATTTgttggtagaatgtaacaaagtagcctatatttactcaattactgtacttaaataaGGGTTTGAGGTACTTTACCCAACTGTTTCAATTTTGTGAATTTATACTTGTATCATTTTATATAAGACTGCATGAAGAATTGTTGTACACAGTATTTTACAGACTTTGAATGAGGCTCAGCCAATAACAATCAAGGACAGGATCTATCGGTTTTAGATTAAACTGCCGTAAACAGTgtataaattcattaaaataagTCCCACTTCGACCTGGTACAACAATAAATGACTTTCATTATCACTAACAATAATAATCCAATACTAATAATAAaccaataatataatagtaaatgAGTCTATTCTGCTGATACAACCTCTGTACCCTTAATGAGGTgacattttaaatacttttacgCTGTATGATTGGATCATTAGTTCACTTTAAAAAGCCAATATATGGATTGACAATTTAGACATGAAGCCTGTGAACTGTGAACAGGACAAGCAACAGGATAAGATGTTTGTGCGCATGCGCAATCTTCGAAAATAAGGAAGTTGACGTAGCTAGATTAGATTTCCATCAATGAAAACAACAGATGTGGCACCGTAGAGGAGCAGTCTGCGCCAGATAACATTGACGGTGTTAATTATACCTCAAGTAAAGGTAAGAGAGGAACGAGGAGAAGAAACCAGTTTAAAACCAAGAGTATGTCAGgctacgttagctagctagcttttgaTAGCGAAACTTCTAAGAAGCTAACGCTCCAGCTAATTAGGTAATTTGTGAGTGGTTATTAGCTAGACATAAACAACCAAGGCAGGTTAACTAAGCAGTAACCTCAGCATCTGGAGCATCTTCATTTTTACGTGTTTGCTGACAAAAGCCTCAGCTATAATGTTATTAATGCACAGAAGCGACTTGTATATCATGGACAGTAACGTTAAATAGCCGTGTAACATGCAGGGATTTAAATCCCTGCATGTTAGCTAGGGGGTTGGGgttaatctagctagctagaaaAGTAGAGGTTTGTGAATTTAAACTttgtgtttactttttttttttgataatttgATAGCATACGACTTAATTAGCTAGGTGACGACACTGTAAGACATGGCACAGTTGCAGGAAATAAAAAGTACAGAATTcatgtaacgttaccgttataGCTAATTGAACTAGAATAACACCCCGGCACATAGCTACATGCTAATAAATTACACGTCATTCACAAAGAATACAGTGTTGAACTAAAATGTTTAAGTGTCCTAAGTATAAAAACTACCATATAATCATGCAGTAATCTGTTTTAACTGAACCAGGCTAGGCAGGATTTTAGATGCTGCGCATAGACTGTAAAGTTAATGATACTGCGTCATAAATCCAAATACCCCTTCCCCTACGAAGTTTGGGTTATCTTCCCTCCtccttgttgttttattaagtggtaaattatatatatatattttataaatgtcTTCATTATGGTCTAAAAATGCAGTTTCAAGGGTATAGTTCTGGTGTAAAAATACTAAACTCTTGCATTGTGTATTCATCATTTGAAAACCTGTTACATTTAACGACATTAAAGGGTGCTGGAATAAATATGGAATGATTGATGTCACATGTTGCTTTATATTTATGAGGTATGTAGATATGACAATGCAGTGTATACAGCATGCTCAGATTTATATCTGACAGTGATgacatttacatgttaaaactGTATTTAAACTATCAAATTAAATATAGAGTTTACAGGTACAGTGGATGTTGTAAAGTAACAAGGTTATTGCACAGGGATTAAGGTTAAAAGGTTATAGGCAATGGGATTATTTCGGACACTATGTGACTGTTGTTAATTAAGTGTTCGTCGTAGTGGCGGCCTGTGGAAAGAAACCCTTTGGTCTGatcagggctgtagtcaagtccacctttgtcgagtccaagaccaggTCCAAGGAGGTTCAAAtccaagtcaagaccgagtccaaatgagagacagtcaatactgagacagaaaaaaaaaactcacccaCCTGTTAGTTTATAATTAATGTGATGTAAGAGACAGTATATCTTCTAttgaaaatatgaaaatgttgcTTTATTAATTGTTATAATCAAAAAGCAAGTGCAGAGTAACACTCCGTAGGATCAAATTAGGCCATATTCCCTTTCTTGAATTTattacttgtcctgaagaattcATAGTACAAAGACATTGTGTCTATGGCcgaaatgaaaatgattgataCCTGAAGATTGAGGTATATGACGCAGCCAGGTGTATACCAGTCCACCAGTCTCGATGCATGTTCTAGGTGGATTTGGAATTAAACTAAATCTGTTTTCTGAACGAGCGTGTTTCatcaatgtatgtatgtatatatatatatatatatatatatatatatatatatatatatatatatataaaatttataatttataattatatatagtgtataggccaaaagtttggcacaccttctcattcaatgtgtttctttattttcatgactatttacattgcaaTTTATCGAAACACATGCTATGAATTATGTACTTATGAaatacaaaaagtgtgaaataaccgaaaacatgtctttatattttagattcttcaaagtagccaccctttgctttttttgataactctgcaaacccttggtgttctctcaatgagcttcatgaggtagtcacctgaaatggttttcacttcacaggtgtacCTTGTCagtgttaattagtggatttttttcccttattaataaaaaagcatagggtggctactttgaagaatctaaaatataagacatgttttcagttatttcacacttttttgttaagtacataattccatatgtgttcattcatagttttgatgccttcagtgagaacctacaatagtcatgaaaataaaaaaggaaatgcattgaatgagaaggtgtgtccaaacttttgggtacgtactatatatatatatatatatatatatatatatatatatatatatatatatatatatatatatatatttcgaacatcggatttttaaatcatcaaatatttgtatcggtatctgccttaaaaatcctttatcggccGAGCTCTAGTCCCTTGTATGTTATAGTAGGGCTGGTCAATaaatatcgatattatatcgatatcaaactatgaggctagatattgtcttacaTTTTGAATATCGCAAAATACAttgtaagtgttgtcttttgctggttttaaaggctacattacagtaaagtgatgtaattttctgaacttaccagactgttctagctattttattatttttctttaccCACCTAGTCATTACATGCACAttatttatgatttatttatcaaaaatgttgtgtaaatattttgtgaaagcaccagtagTCGACCCAACAGTATTGCCACAATATCAATATGGATGTATTTGATCatcatatcgtgatatttgattttctctataTCACCCAGCTCTATGATGTAGGATGTAGTGCAGTCCCATGTTGACTGCATCATTCACTGACCTGTCATCTTATCCTGTAGAGGAAGCTTTCCGGGATGATAGTGGAGCTTTTCTAGCGGAAGGGGACTTCACACAGCTCCAGTGATCTGTTGGGAGATCTGTGTGGAGATAGGGGCCAGTGGGTCAGCACAGACTTTTAGAGGGTGACAGAAGGATCAAGAAGGCCTGGTGCCTTCTTGATCTTCTGCCTCTGAAAGAGCTGACACACATCCTCTTCACAGATCCTGGGGGGCAGTGGGCGGTGGGGAAGGGGTGAGCGGGTGCagtcagggttcaaaattaacgtTTTGTCTACCACCCAAATGGCTAGTGGATGTTCAAAGTTTACCAAtggattaccattgttttttggctggtgagtgaagcaaatctaccagccacttgcatattttaccagcatttgacTGGTAAATGGTGTTCATTTTTGAACACTGGGTGCAGTTGGTTGGGCGAATGCGGGTTTATCAAACCTACAGTGATGGGCAATTGATGCTTCTCAGTGTCACCTGTAGTTGGTGATGTCCTGCAGGCCTCTCACTGAGGCTTCATTCACACAGACTACGTTGGCCGGTCCGGCAAAAACACAAAGGTCTTTCCCTTCATTTTCAGTGGGGGTAGTGCATAGGCTGCGACAGGGGTCGCCGCACGGGGGACACGCAAAAAAACCGCAGCGTGCCTGCAACAAAAAGTTGAGACCGACTCAATTTTTGGAGAAACCCCACGTCATGCTGCGGTGACCAATCATGTAACCCGGGATCAGACTTGTCGTGTGTTTTGAGCTATGGTTTGATGCGCTGTGAgaatcccgtacagtaaaccggaaacatcactgcctttaTTGCTGCCACAAGAATGTTTTAAATACTATGGGGGTAAAAAAAACGAAACACAAGCTcgtctcctttctttctctctttcctgtgaaataaagctgccttcaagtgcgttCAGAAACGTTGAcgtctataaacgatctgacgggaaacagtaattgtgaaatataaagtctacttgtacTACATTTCCCGTTTGAATGGAGCATGACACAGGGTCGTTGACcggaaaacagttttttttttaggttttcctCTTTGCTATTCTGTTCTGCTTTTTGTTAGTGGGTTTCTGGCTTGGTTGTAGAGGATCCTGTCCCCACTTCTGTGGGCCTCCTCCATGGCGTAATGGAGCTGCGTGAGTGTTGCTGTAACCCAGGGTTACTGTTGTTTTATGTGCTGACTAAAACCGTCTGCATGTCGTCCTCCCAAAATCTGATGTACAGTGTCACAATGTCGGTGAGTACATCCAGGTCTGTAGCAGGAGCACACATTAAGCAGAACACCTATGGGAGTTTTTGGAGCAACTTGTTCGACAGTGCTTCTCTGCCACCATCAACAACAACTAATTAGGCAATATCCTTTGGAAGAATGCCGCTCATCAACAAAACGCTCTtttgaaaaatatgtatttggaCAGAAGGTTCCGTCTCTCCCTCTGAAACCAATCCAGATGAATACTAATGAATATTCACCCACATATTTgtagttttagttttctttcaaagctgagaatgttttttttctcgaaTAATCCTGAAATGCTCTCCTCAACACTttcctcctttttattttagtttttggtGCTAAATCCACAGTATTCCCTTTTGGCAGTACGTGCTGTAACTTCACATCTATAACCTGGAGCTTTCCCCATCAGAGAGGCTCTGTGGCAAGTTGAAGTGACAGCTGCCAGCCAAATAACAGAATGTTTCTAAAAGCACCTACATTCTTTGTTCAAGCGGGAACAACAGTTTTTATTCGTGGATTTAGTCTCCCGTGGGGGGGGGGCTCAAGTGCAAGTGTGCGCAGAGCTCAATTCTCCAACATAAACAAAACTTAGGCTTTGAGGAAGATCCGACCACATGTGTAGTCCCACTTCTCCGAGTCCCTCTGGGGCAGATCAGTGTTGTggtattttgatgtttttctttctctttttgtgtgtggatGCCACATCAGATGACAAAGTGATAATCTGTTAAATCCATGAGTAAATAAATTGTCCTTATTAACTATTGACTGGCATGTGTGGAATAAATGCTAGAAATAGTAGTCATTCAGTCCCAGTTCTAGGCAGGTTTTGTAGAAAAACAAGTTTTGTGGGAAAACAGATCAAAAGTTCACCTCTAAGTTCTTAGACAGTGTgctgcaaaacatttcatttgacTAATTACCACTTGAAACGGAGACAGTCGGTGACCTTGGCCTTCTCTTAACAGTGAAAGCAAATGCTGGAAAGTTGTGTCAGACCCTGAATGAAAAGGGCGGTTCAGTGTAGGGCTGGACGTCGAAATTCTGAAGTTGTTATTGACGTGTTTTTCTCATGACGCTAATTTCTTCCTgttgataggcctactttctccttaaaaacattCTACCGCGTGTGTAGTCACGTGACCAGTCAGCCGCATGGAAAGCATAATGGGGGATAACTCAAACACTGGGTCCAAGTAAACTGAGCAACTTGTGTCCCCCAAAAAAACTGCAGTGTCCGTCGTCTGGAAACATTTTGGCTTCAGAAAAGATGATTTAGAACAACGTGATTAATTATCGTTCATTTATTGTTATCGAGGtgaaatgtgcaattaatcgtgatttatattttaggtcatatcgtgcagccctagttcagtgttttacattttcaaGCAGAAGTGACCCTGTGGAAATTAAACTCTCACTAACCTCTCAGTCTCAAGGTGTACtgtagtaaaaaaataaataaaaatgataagcAGGGTTGTGGGGTAATATAAGTTGTCTACCATGATTGAGATTTTGACTTACTGTTTATACCGGGGTCACTATAACTTAACCTGTCAAACTATTTATTGTAAAGAGTACAGGACCGAATTAAAGATTACTGTGTAGATATTATAACTAATTaactctctgtgtctctattTTCAGACAGCTTCTAATGCAGGCAATTAGAAGCAACATGTTAGGTGCTGGAATCTCCAACAACAAGGTCAAGTACTCTCGGCTGGCTGCTGATGACGACGGTTACATAGACCTGCAGGTGAGAGGCTTGCTTTATTTCTCTCCAGACCTGTCTCCGATGCCTCATGCTGCTCTACGGGTTGTCCAGGAGCTTGGTAATTAGGAAAATGTttcctaccacaggcaattAATTAGAGATGAATGACCGAGCCCAATGAATGACTTCCTGGAAATGTTCCAACGTTTTCTGGGATTATACCAGAGGAGATATGAGTAGCTGCGAGTCTGATAAACCTTCTGTTTCTGTTTAGGGATGAACACAGGCTAATTTTGTTTTGATATGAACTGAAAAACTTCTATTATTTATTATGCCAGTAATAAAGTACCTTCTTCAAGTGCAATGTTGAGTATAACTGcaacgattaattgattaatcgatcagttgtttgttgtattgtattaaatgaattgccaactattttgataactggttaatcggtttgagtcatttgtttatgaaaaaaaaataaagtaaaacaaatctCTGATTCTAGCTTCTTTAATGTGAATATAATCTAGTTCTCGGGCACTGAAACACTGATCGCCATATTTCACCGTTTTCATGACAGTATAGACCAAagaactaatcgattaatcaaaaaaatattcatatgAAAGAATACACTTGTCCTGTCTAAATGTCTTGTGTTTTGTCCAACAATTGAACACTTTACAGTTCAAGAAAAGCCCACCAAAGGTCCCATACAAGGCGATTGCACTGGCAATATTCCTGTTTTTGATTGGCTCCTTACTGATCATCTTCGGGCTCTTCTTCTGTCAGGAACCATACAGGTCGAGGTGAGTTTGGTCTGTTAATGTAATGAAATCTGTTCCAATGGCAAAATACATAGATGGGTGTCAGGTCCAGATGTTGTCTGGAGTCAGTATGGTTGGACACTAGTTGAAATGTGTCCCCAGTACTGTACATTAACTTAAATACAATTTCTTCTCCTATTGCCAAAGAGCTTACGCTGAAGCGTGTCACATTCTCGCTTCCTTAAAACGGACAGTAAATACCCCGTCAGCTTTGTTCTCCTGGAAATCCATTTGTGACCAAAATGTTTCTGTCTGAGCTGCCTGCCTCCTCTCTGTTCTGAGTGTAATTCCTGCTTGGAAGATGCATCTCTTTTTGTGTCGCTCCTATACGTGAACTAAAATGTGTCTCCAGACACCTCTGAAGGCAGTTTGATTTATCAAGTCAGTTCACCTTGGATGTGTCTTGATGTTAAAGAATAAGTTTGACATGTTGGAAAATACGCTTCttcgctttcttgctgagcgttagatgagaagattgataccactctcatgtctatgagtggtatcaatcttctcatctaactccaGGCAAGAAAGTGACATAACAACGTGGCACTTACATTCTTTGGCTTTTGCTATCATGATGACTGTgttcatttagaaaaaaaaaaaaaaatacagggtATGATACAGATAATGATACAGGGTTTCCTCCAGTTTACAGATGCTGATGCTCTTTTGACCAAGATTGGTTATCATTTGTATTAATACTAGTGCCGATACAATACCTGAGTTTCAGTACCGATACAATACCTTAATTTGAGGAATACAAACATGTCTTTTCTTCTTAAATTTCAGTGTTAAATCAAATGTTAAATGTCGTCTGAAGATGAGCAGCCGTACGAGTAAATTGACTCAATGAAATATCGTAaaatcttttttgttgtttggataatttttgggggcttttgatttgacaggacagctaggtgagagaggggagagagggggaagacatgcaggaaatcgtcacaggtcggactcgaacgctggacctctgcgtcgaggcataaacctctcagtacatgtgcgcctgttctacccactgacccaacccggccacatcgGCAACATTTGTAATTTAAATCAGGAAATATCTGATTAAAGAATAAGCAATTGAAAGCCAGCTTTCGGTACTTGACAGcattgtttgttggtttgtttaatTAGAATTCCTCATTAGCTTCTGCATTGCAGCAGCTATTCTTCCggaataaaaacatttcagtcAGTACCAGAAAAGTCTTGCGGTgtaatacccagccctagcttTGACACATCCTCCAAAATGTCAACTCATGCGGTAAATAAAACATGCTGCTTTTTAAATAGCTGTAATTTAACTGTTGTCCTGACATTTTATTGCCTTGAGGCCAGTGTTCTGCTGCACTGCCTTTCCTGGCTACAatggctttgtgtgtgtttaaacaaAACTAATCATTTTGATATGTTATGCCTCGGAGTGCCAACTTTTGGTCGATCCCCTGCTGTAGTTTGTGCTTCTTGACTCCATGTGGGAGATAACTGGGCCTGCATATATTACATTTGTAATTATCAGTAGGAGGTtaatttgaatgtgttt contains the following coding sequences:
- the tmem230a gene encoding LOW QUALITY PROTEIN: transmembrane protein 230a (The sequence of the model RefSeq protein was modified relative to this genomic sequence to represent the inferred CDS: inserted 1 base in 1 codon) translates to MQAIRSNMLGAGISNNKVKYSRLAADDDGYIDLQFKKSPPKVPYKAIALAIFLFLIGSLLIIFGXLLLSGTIQVEHPDRTIPVIIIGLLVFLPGFYHLRIAYFAAKGYRGYSYDDIPDFGD